Proteins encoded in a region of the Isosphaeraceae bacterium EP7 genome:
- a CDS encoding ABC transporter ATP-binding protein produces MNMNATTHPTPLADAAPAAGEAPIVEFRNASKWYGNVIGVNNLTLAIAPGVTGLLGPNGAGKSTALQLATGQLKPSQGEVLVLGQRAWNNPALNRRVGLCPEQDAFYEWMSGREFVATCAGLGGMLRKQARQAADRALERVRMTEHAGRAIRGYSKGMRQRTKIAQAIVHDPEVLFLDEPLTGTDPVARRDLMDIILEIGEGGRGVVISSHVLHEIQSVTREIVLLNHGRLVAEGQVRQIRDLIDTHPHRIVLKSADRRALAAELVRFDDVVGVELRRDDGTILVETRSPDRFYGRLAELSMRAESPIEEVYSDDDNLEAVFRYLVSPTK; encoded by the coding sequence ATGAACATGAACGCCACCACCCACCCGACGCCCCTCGCCGACGCCGCCCCGGCCGCCGGAGAGGCCCCGATCGTCGAGTTCCGCAACGCCTCGAAGTGGTACGGCAACGTCATCGGCGTGAACAACTTGACGCTGGCGATCGCACCCGGCGTCACCGGGCTGCTCGGCCCCAACGGCGCGGGCAAGAGCACCGCGCTTCAACTGGCCACCGGGCAGCTGAAGCCCAGCCAGGGCGAGGTGCTTGTGCTGGGCCAGCGGGCCTGGAACAACCCGGCGCTCAACCGCAGGGTCGGCCTCTGCCCCGAGCAGGATGCCTTCTATGAGTGGATGAGCGGGCGTGAATTCGTCGCCACCTGCGCCGGCCTGGGCGGCATGCTCCGAAAGCAGGCCAGGCAGGCCGCCGACCGCGCCCTGGAGCGGGTCCGGATGACCGAGCACGCCGGCCGGGCCATCCGGGGCTACTCCAAGGGGATGAGGCAGCGGACCAAGATCGCTCAGGCGATCGTTCACGATCCCGAGGTCCTCTTCCTCGACGAGCCCCTCACCGGCACCGACCCCGTCGCCAGGCGCGACCTCATGGACATCATCCTCGAGATCGGCGAGGGCGGCCGGGGCGTCGTGATCTCCAGTCATGTCTTGCATGAGATCCAGTCCGTCACCCGAGAAATCGTGCTCCTGAACCACGGTCGCCTGGTCGCCGAGGGCCAGGTCCGCCAGATCCGCGACCTGATCGACACCCACCCCCACCGGATCGTCCTCAAGTCCGCCGACCGCCGCGCCCTGGCCGCCGAGCTCGTCCGGTTCGACGACGTCGTGGGCGTCGAGCTGAGGCGCGACGACGGCACGATCCTGGTCGAGACTCGCTCCCCCGACCGCTTCTACGGCCGCCTGGCCGAGCTCTCGATGCGGGCCGAGTCGCCGATCGAGGAGGTCTACTCCGATGACGACAACCTCGAGGCCGTCTTCCGCTACCTGGTGAGCCCCACCAAATGA
- a CDS encoding BlaI/MecI/CopY family transcriptional regulator — protein sequence MARQQYQAGLGARERQIMDSVYKLREASVADVLADLADPPSYSAVRTMIRSLEAKGLLQHHQVGTKYVYRAVHSRDAAKQSALRHLMQTFFAGSAAATVEAILHPSVANLSNDDIERLEQLIQQARREGK from the coding sequence ATGGCAAGGCAGCAATACCAGGCGGGCCTTGGTGCCCGCGAGCGGCAGATCATGGATTCGGTCTACAAGCTGAGAGAGGCCTCGGTGGCCGACGTGCTGGCCGACCTGGCCGACCCGCCGTCGTACTCGGCCGTGCGGACGATGATCCGGTCGCTTGAGGCCAAGGGCCTGCTCCAGCATCATCAGGTGGGCACCAAATATGTCTACCGCGCGGTCCACTCGCGCGACGCGGCGAAGCAATCGGCCCTCAGGCACCTGATGCAGACCTTCTTCGCCGGCTCGGCCGCCGCCACCGTCGAGGCGATCCTGCACCCGTCCGTCGCCAATCTGAGCAACGACGACATCGAGCGTCTGGAGCAGCTCATCCAGCAGGCCCGCCGGGAGGGGAAATAG
- a CDS encoding DUF418 domain-containing protein, translated as MATDAQVEAGDEPGEALAADGATVEAGDLPVDGPPMPDPETVPPPPAEPVAPAGRLASVDVLRGVALLGILAMNIVDFAWPNRVYSNPYAAPGAGPVDVGFWMFNHFVFDTKMMTLFSMLFGAGLVLMTDRAEGRGARLGRVYYRRVSWLLVIGLIHSYLIWAGDILVMYASCGFLLYPCRRWSPKTLLVVGTCLVLMAAPLVVGARGAFSYMKRTHERVQAETKAGKTPTKWEKRVSDGWAKTLKGTKPSHERFQKDIATHRGGYAGIVKERAEELISSQTFGFIFAGWWLAGGRMLLGMGLMKLGVFSGLRSNRFYTWMMVLGYGIGLPLMAIETAVSLRTGFFAGRPLDYITQGWVLLYLVGSMPVVLGHVGLVMLIVRAGLLSGLTRRLAAVGRMALSNYLFDSILCTTLFYGYGLGLYGSVPRPYLMGLTLMIWAFQLTFSPVWLAHFRYGPAEWLWRSLTYWKPQPMRAVAG; from the coding sequence ATGGCGACCGATGCACAGGTCGAGGCCGGCGACGAACCCGGTGAAGCTCTCGCAGCCGACGGCGCGACGGTCGAGGCCGGCGACCTCCCGGTCGACGGGCCTCCGATGCCCGACCCCGAGACGGTCCCTCCGCCCCCCGCCGAGCCGGTGGCGCCGGCCGGCAGGTTGGCCTCGGTGGATGTCCTGCGCGGGGTGGCCCTGCTGGGCATCCTGGCGATGAACATCGTCGACTTCGCCTGGCCGAATCGCGTCTACAGCAACCCCTACGCCGCGCCCGGCGCGGGGCCCGTCGACGTCGGCTTCTGGATGTTCAATCACTTTGTGTTCGACACCAAGATGATGACCCTATTCTCCATGCTCTTCGGCGCCGGCCTGGTGCTGATGACCGATCGGGCCGAGGGCCGGGGGGCCAGGCTGGGGCGGGTCTATTACCGGCGGGTTTCCTGGCTGCTCGTCATCGGCCTGATCCACTCCTACCTCATCTGGGCGGGCGACATCCTGGTGATGTACGCCAGTTGCGGGTTCCTGCTCTACCCCTGTCGCCGTTGGAGCCCCAAAACCCTGCTGGTGGTCGGCACGTGCCTGGTCCTCATGGCGGCCCCCCTGGTCGTCGGGGCCCGGGGCGCCTTCTCTTACATGAAGCGGACGCACGAGAGGGTGCAGGCCGAGACCAAGGCGGGCAAGACGCCGACCAAGTGGGAGAAGCGGGTCAGCGACGGCTGGGCGAAGACCCTGAAGGGGACGAAGCCGAGCCACGAGCGGTTCCAGAAGGACATCGCCACTCACCGAGGGGGCTACGCCGGGATTGTCAAGGAGCGGGCCGAAGAGCTCATCTCCTCACAGACCTTCGGCTTCATCTTCGCCGGCTGGTGGCTGGCCGGCGGCCGGATGCTGCTGGGCATGGGCCTGATGAAGCTGGGCGTCTTCTCGGGCCTTCGATCCAATCGCTTCTACACATGGATGATGGTCCTCGGCTATGGAATCGGCCTGCCGCTGATGGCGATCGAGACCGCGGTGAGCCTGCGGACGGGCTTCTTCGCCGGCCGCCCGCTCGACTACATCACCCAGGGCTGGGTCCTGCTCTACCTGGTGGGGAGCATGCCGGTGGTGCTGGGCCACGTCGGCCTGGTGATGCTCATCGTCCGCGCAGGGCTGCTCTCGGGGCTGACCCGTCGGCTCGCGGCCGTGGGCCGGATGGCCCTGAGCAACTACCTGTTCGACTCGATCCTCTGCACGACCCTCTTCTACGGCTACGGCCTGGGCCTCTACGGCTCCGTCCCCCGCCCCTACCTGATGGGCCTTACCCTCATGATCTGGGCCTTCCAGCTCACCTTCAGCCCCGTCTGGCTGGCCCACTTTCGCTACGGCCCCGCCGAGTGGCTCTGGCGCTCGCTGACCTACTGGAAGCCCCAGCCGATGCGGGCCGTGGCGGGATGA
- a CDS encoding ABC transporter permease subunit: MPIFDQGYQHWDGARTGQGLRWLAITRQGVRTQWRNKPVRYALFSALMLSLVLAAALVLWGLFEQKSSLITPLLALLGDGLPEELKAGPRAFRATIWTLAFDAFFRMQMFFSMILVLLVGPDLISQDLRFNAIPLYLSRPIRRYEYFLGKFGVIAVYIGAVTALPVLVAYLLGLAFSLDLAVIRDTGPLLLASLGFCLVMIASAGTLMLAISSLSRNSRSVGAIWMAIWIGGGIAADAIHQTAKVEWAPLVSYGNNLGRVREALIRAEPERDKLTALFRAGQQAATQAAAPRMGLFGRRRRPPPSPVFVEEPRPFDADSPTAAVPWTWSAGVLAGLFGLSALTLSSRVKGLDRLK, translated from the coding sequence ATGCCCATCTTCGACCAGGGATATCAGCACTGGGACGGCGCACGCACCGGCCAGGGCCTGCGCTGGCTGGCCATCACCCGCCAGGGCGTGCGCACCCAGTGGCGCAACAAGCCGGTGCGTTACGCGCTCTTCAGCGCCCTGATGCTCTCGCTGGTGCTGGCCGCGGCCCTGGTGCTCTGGGGCCTGTTCGAGCAGAAATCGAGCCTGATCACGCCGCTGCTGGCGTTGCTGGGCGACGGCCTGCCGGAGGAGCTGAAGGCGGGCCCTCGGGCCTTCCGGGCGACGATCTGGACGCTGGCGTTCGACGCTTTCTTCCGGATGCAGATGTTCTTCTCGATGATCCTGGTCCTCCTGGTCGGCCCCGACCTGATCAGCCAGGACCTCCGGTTCAACGCGATCCCGCTCTACCTCTCGCGGCCGATCCGCAGATATGAGTACTTCCTGGGCAAGTTCGGCGTCATCGCCGTCTACATCGGCGCGGTCACCGCGTTGCCCGTGCTGGTGGCCTACCTGCTCGGCCTGGCCTTCAGCCTCGACCTGGCCGTGATCCGGGACACGGGTCCGCTGCTGCTGGCGAGCCTGGGCTTCTGCCTGGTGATGATCGCCTCGGCCGGCACGCTGATGCTGGCCATCTCGTCGCTGTCCCGCAACTCGCGGTCGGTCGGGGCCATCTGGATGGCGATCTGGATCGGGGGTGGCATCGCGGCCGACGCGATCCACCAGACCGCCAAGGTCGAATGGGCGCCTCTGGTCTCCTACGGCAACAACCTGGGCCGGGTGCGCGAGGCCCTCATCCGGGCCGAGCCAGAGCGAGACAAGCTGACGGCCCTGTTCCGGGCCGGGCAGCAAGCCGCCACCCAGGCGGCCGCCCCCAGGATGGGCCTCTTCGGCCGCCGTCGCAGGCCCCCGCCCTCGCCGGTTTTCGTCGAGGAGCCTCGACCCTTTGACGCCGACTCGCCGACGGCGGCGGTCCCTTGGACCTGGTCGGCCGGCGTGCTGGCGGGGCTCTTCGGGCTCTCGGCGCTGACCCTCTCGTCGCGAGTGAAGGGCCTGGATCGCCTCAAATGA
- a CDS encoding ABC transporter permease subunit yields the protein MIDATLDTPMPISKPGTPPAFSYTAAFIALVRLSLARHLRGKRPLVLGLLFLLPAGIVALARSRGNDSSAADLEFATLYNIIPHALAPLAALIYASGMIRDESEDQTLTYLLMRPLPRWAIYLGKLAATLGIVAAMTAFSVAATLVAVHWGEPTYWWPTFPVQAASVSGVLALAVTAYVCLFGMAGMFLKRVLVVGVAYLSIFEGVIANIPFVVRQATINYHFRVLCARWLDVTYRQWAIDLSEAPTATTSLLALLTVSAIATTIAAASMTWREMRVKTPEGN from the coding sequence ATGATCGACGCGACCCTCGACACCCCGATGCCCATCTCCAAACCCGGCACCCCCCCGGCGTTCTCGTACACGGCGGCGTTCATCGCCCTGGTGCGGCTGAGCCTGGCCCGCCACCTCCGCGGCAAGCGCCCGCTGGTGCTGGGGCTCCTGTTCCTGCTGCCGGCCGGGATCGTGGCCCTGGCCCGATCCCGGGGGAACGACTCCTCCGCGGCCGACCTCGAGTTCGCCACCCTCTACAACATCATCCCCCATGCCCTGGCCCCCCTGGCGGCCCTGATCTACGCCTCGGGCATGATCCGCGACGAGTCCGAGGATCAGACCCTCACCTATCTGCTGATGCGGCCGCTGCCGCGCTGGGCGATCTACCTCGGCAAGCTGGCCGCGACCCTCGGCATCGTGGCCGCCATGACCGCCTTCTCGGTGGCCGCCACCCTCGTCGCGGTCCACTGGGGCGAGCCGACCTACTGGTGGCCCACCTTCCCGGTCCAGGCCGCGTCGGTCTCCGGTGTGTTGGCCCTGGCGGTCACCGCCTACGTCTGCCTCTTCGGCATGGCCGGGATGTTCCTCAAGCGAGTCCTGGTGGTAGGGGTCGCCTACCTGAGCATCTTCGAAGGGGTGATCGCCAACATCCCGTTCGTCGTCCGCCAGGCGACCATCAACTACCACTTCCGGGTCCTCTGCGCCCGCTGGCTCGACGTCACCTACCGCCAGTGGGCCATCGACCTCAGCGAAGCCCCCACCGCCACCACAAGCTTGCTGGCGCTCTTGACCGTCTCCGCCATCGCCACAACCATCGCCGCCGCCTCGATGACCTGGCGTGAGATGCGGGTGAAGACCCCCGAGGGGAACTGA
- a CDS encoding ABC transporter ATP-binding protein: MLFELQGVTKTYGKIRALNALDVAMPEGAIGLLGPNGAGKTTMIRTLLGLIRVDSGGGAVLGRDIHAERLAIRQVAGFAPEDECLFPGLAGVDFVAYAGELAGMRRTDAMQRAHEVLDYVGLGEARYRKVDSYSTGMKQRLKIASAIVHDPKLLILDEPTNGMDPAGREEVLELARDLARNKGMSLLFSSHLLPDVEAVCDRVMVLGGGRLLAQGLIAEMKAAHSRQVVVRAKGDQAPLMHALAAAGLAAEPLDDEIMVTMADGQTARSIWEVVGQSGEQVRSLRPRRSTLEDVFLKAIASPGGQA, from the coding sequence ATGCTGTTCGAGCTCCAGGGCGTCACCAAGACCTACGGCAAGATCAGGGCCCTGAACGCGCTGGACGTGGCGATGCCCGAGGGGGCCATCGGCCTGCTCGGGCCCAACGGCGCGGGCAAGACCACGATGATCCGGACGCTGCTGGGCCTGATCCGCGTCGACTCCGGCGGCGGGGCGGTGCTGGGCCGGGACATCCACGCCGAGCGGCTGGCGATCCGCCAGGTGGCGGGCTTCGCCCCCGAGGACGAGTGCCTGTTCCCGGGCCTGGCCGGGGTCGACTTCGTGGCCTACGCCGGCGAGCTGGCCGGGATGCGGCGTACCGACGCCATGCAGCGGGCCCACGAGGTGCTCGACTACGTGGGCCTGGGCGAGGCCCGCTACCGCAAGGTGGACAGCTACTCGACCGGCATGAAGCAGCGGCTCAAGATCGCATCGGCGATCGTTCATGATCCGAAGCTTCTCATCCTGGACGAGCCGACCAATGGCATGGACCCCGCCGGCCGCGAGGAAGTGCTGGAACTGGCCCGCGACCTGGCCCGCAACAAGGGGATGAGCCTGCTCTTCTCCAGCCACCTGCTGCCCGACGTCGAGGCCGTCTGCGACCGGGTGATGGTGCTGGGCGGAGGCCGGCTGCTGGCCCAGGGGCTCATCGCCGAGATGAAGGCCGCCCACTCGCGGCAGGTGGTCGTCCGGGCCAAGGGAGATCAAGCCCCTTTGATGCATGCCCTGGCCGCCGCGGGCCTGGCCGCCGAGCCGCTCGACGACGAGATCATGGTAACGATGGCCGACGGCCAGACCGCCCGGTCGATCTGGGAGGTCGTCGGCCAGTCCGGCGAGCAGGTCCGGTCGCTCCGCCCTCGCCGGAGCACGCTGGAAGATGTGTTCTTGAAAGCCATCGCGTCGCCCGGGGGCCAGGCCTGA
- a CDS encoding DUF1254 domain-containing protein — protein MAPRSLFTAILAACAAVLPPQARADEPLTQEAAHAIGVDAYLYFYPLITMDITRKQSVNIEPGKEFGKGPMNLFVSVPAYPPADLKVVVRINFDTLYSIAWLDLTEEAQVVSAPDTDGRFYLLPMLDMWSDVFASPGWRTTGTKAGHFLVTPPGWSGTVPEGFTRLAAPTPYIWVIGRTKTDGEADYPTVHKIQAGYKVTPLSRWGKAPEPLTVKIDPTLDMKTPPKTQVDTMSAERYFAYAAELLKLHPPHSTDQPILEEMTRIGIEPGKSFDFAKLDPVIRKALESAPEEAQRLMAWKVPTLARVVNGWSMNTDTMGVYENYYLKRAIVARMGLGANLPEDAIYPLNLADDTGKPLDGANQYILHFDKGATPPVNAFWSITLYDSEGFQVANVLNRFAVSSYMPFKTNADGSLDLYFQNESPGKGKEANWLPAPKGPFNICMRLYGPKSDALTGKWSPPPVVRTQSVHGLSAQ, from the coding sequence ATGGCACCGCGATCTCTCTTCACCGCGATTCTCGCCGCCTGCGCGGCCGTGCTGCCCCCGCAGGCACGCGCCGACGAGCCGCTGACCCAGGAGGCCGCACACGCCATCGGCGTCGATGCCTATCTCTACTTCTACCCGCTCATCACGATGGACATCACGCGCAAGCAGTCGGTGAACATCGAGCCCGGCAAGGAGTTCGGCAAGGGGCCGATGAATTTGTTCGTGAGCGTCCCGGCCTATCCGCCCGCCGATTTGAAGGTGGTCGTGCGAATCAACTTCGACACGCTCTACTCCATCGCCTGGCTCGACCTGACCGAGGAGGCCCAGGTGGTCTCCGCGCCTGACACGGATGGAAGATTCTATCTCTTGCCGATGCTCGACATGTGGTCCGACGTCTTCGCGTCGCCGGGCTGGCGGACGACCGGCACCAAGGCGGGCCATTTCCTCGTCACGCCGCCCGGATGGAGCGGGACGGTGCCCGAGGGGTTCACTCGCCTGGCGGCCCCGACCCCTTACATCTGGGTGATCGGCCGCACCAAGACGGATGGGGAGGCTGACTACCCGACGGTTCACAAGATCCAGGCGGGCTACAAGGTCACGCCGCTCTCACGTTGGGGCAAGGCGCCCGAGCCTCTGACGGTGAAGATCGACCCGACCTTGGACATGAAGACGCCGCCGAAGACCCAGGTCGACACCATGTCCGCCGAGAGATACTTCGCCTACGCGGCCGAACTCCTCAAGCTGCACCCCCCGCACAGCACCGATCAGCCGATCCTCGAGGAAATGACTCGGATCGGCATCGAGCCCGGCAAGAGTTTCGACTTCGCCAAGCTCGATCCCGTCATTCGGAAGGCGCTGGAAAGCGCGCCCGAGGAGGCCCAGCGGCTCATGGCCTGGAAGGTGCCGACGCTCGCCCGGGTCGTGAATGGCTGGTCCATGAATACCGATACGATGGGGGTTTATGAAAACTACTACCTGAAGCGTGCCATCGTCGCCCGGATGGGCCTCGGTGCCAACTTGCCCGAGGACGCAATCTATCCCCTGAATCTCGCCGACGACACCGGCAAGCCGCTCGACGGCGCCAATCAATACATCCTCCACTTCGACAAGGGGGCCACCCCGCCCGTGAACGCCTTCTGGTCGATCACGCTCTACGACAGCGAGGGCTTCCAGGTGGCGAACGTGCTCAACCGCTTCGCCGTCAGCAGCTACATGCCGTTCAAAACCAACGCCGATGGGTCGCTCGACCTCTACTTCCAGAACGAGAGCCCCGGCAAGGGCAAGGAAGCCAACTGGCTGCCCGCCCCCAAGGGCCCCTTCAACATCTGCATGCGTCTCTATGGCCCGAAATCCGACGCCCTCACCGGGAAATGGAGCCCGCCTCCGGTGGTCCGAACTCAGTCAGTCCACGGTCTCAGTGCCCAATAG
- a CDS encoding HNH endonuclease, with translation MLRQEHVDLPHHIEHIVAKQHGANDDHENFALACSRCNAFKGPNPSGIDPESGQLVHLFNPRRHAWADHFAFRTN, from the coding sequence CTGCTTCGCCAGGAGCACGTTGATTTGCCGCATCACATCGAGCACATCGTCGCGAAGCAGCACGGCGCGAACGACGATCACGAAAACTTCGCCCTCGCCTGTTCCCGCTGCAACGCATTCAAAGGCCCGAACCCGAGCGGCATCGACCCCGAAAGTGGCCAGCTCGTCCACCTCTTCAACCCCCGCCGTCACGCCTGGGCCGACCACTTCGCCTTCCGCACCAATTGA
- a CDS encoding M56 family metallopeptidase, with product MRLEFALAVSFTPLLVDAALRATILLLLANLVIVFARRSSAALRHRIWAFTLAGLVALPVVTWSVPGWNLPAIPAFSFAPEPLRVETDEPTREETTIRADDRPPIRDDRPLIMDAMEARPEPATSPQFARTEGPAAIDPPPSWTRASVVLALWAVGAMASAIPTLLGLTANFQRRRRSSVVRDQSWISLLDDLRRASGIRRPVDLRQSGDSPIALTWGVFLPVILLPAEATNWSSEARRLVLRHELAHIRRLDVAWQLIGRLTTSLFWFHPLAWHALHRMRLECEHACDDCVVQAGERPTDYARQLLALARPLALARSAALVAMARPNTLEQRMNVMFDGTRSHVPMSRARATRLAIVATLLILGLATARPPGAASAADETRAADEPAAAKAQPASPAIPAHLPAVGRIRGRVVKEAGGDPVPGAEVLLIRQYRDEERYRPGGGSALRQVADARGNFAFDGLTLGRYCVWATLGQLTSRTLAGQDGVVELTAIGQSGGPLEILVRPAASLKVRVKDKATGQPIQGANVIVGWADRPEAPITDRDGTYLVQRLMPGSNEVSISADGHANERRKVTLIADEVTNLDVLLGPASTLEGQIRDAEGNPLPGAKITAITPDDSYEFSRAVSDTDGRYRLEKLPIGVAFVVRHGKRAYATNVTPITLASLRQTLDVSLTPPPDGGAIAGTVVSKDGLPIEGALVRNRGDAGVRNAKTGADGRFLMKNLYQDRNFGKEIVVSAKGFAPRRLSVQAGPPDKPAEVSVTLDPGHRIRGRVVDDALQPIAKVRVAFEHDLLGTFDGVSTMTDESGRFSLDSLSAGGVFSFYGMELSFLEKHSLPLDTDEVVTVRLKPAGEISGRVVDSKTDQPIRAFNVLLSFSPDWKSGDPSVRLHTHNVGLGEPCRSDQGQFKISHLFLGMPLQVTVSADGYQRRIVPRVVATDPRVKSTTTFRLDPIDPANLRSYGGRILDSAGLPVSGVQLRLIASGKRDARRPARPPIKWEHLVDDLLNFNPEIELFLKGVTDDAGRFRFDGVPEQAEVELAWWRTGLGRGRSTHLERINDEGKQAIEVTMPATGRLVGRVDRGVFPEAARVEMVRDDLGGAVLELQPGQTDFEFGDLAPGEYGVALLPLYERERDVPKLSLEKVTVKPGEAARVEFNAKK from the coding sequence ATGCGCCTGGAATTCGCACTCGCCGTCTCCTTCACGCCGCTCCTGGTGGACGCGGCCCTCAGGGCGACGATCCTGCTGCTGCTGGCCAACCTCGTCATCGTGTTCGCACGCCGATCTTCGGCCGCGCTCCGCCATCGGATCTGGGCATTCACCCTCGCCGGCCTGGTCGCCCTGCCGGTCGTCACCTGGTCCGTTCCCGGCTGGAACTTGCCGGCGATCCCCGCGTTTTCGTTCGCACCGGAACCGCTCCGGGTCGAAACCGACGAGCCCACGCGTGAGGAGACGACCATCCGTGCCGACGACCGCCCTCCCATCAGGGACGACCGTCCTCTCATCATGGATGCCATGGAGGCCCGCCCCGAGCCCGCAACAAGCCCTCAGTTCGCTCGCACCGAGGGGCCCGCCGCCATCGATCCCCCTCCGAGTTGGACACGCGCCTCCGTCGTGCTCGCCCTCTGGGCCGTTGGAGCGATGGCCTCGGCCATCCCGACACTCCTCGGCCTGACCGCGAATTTTCAGCGTCGCCGCCGATCTTCGGTCGTGCGGGATCAATCCTGGATCTCGCTGCTGGACGACCTGAGGCGAGCCTCGGGAATCCGCCGTCCCGTCGACCTGCGTCAGTCGGGCGACTCGCCGATCGCCCTGACCTGGGGCGTGTTTCTCCCGGTCATCCTCCTGCCGGCCGAGGCCACCAACTGGTCGTCCGAGGCCCGCCGCCTGGTGCTGCGCCACGAGCTGGCCCACATCCGGCGCCTCGACGTCGCCTGGCAGCTCATCGGTCGGCTGACGACGTCCCTGTTCTGGTTCCACCCCCTCGCATGGCACGCCCTGCATCGGATGCGCCTGGAATGCGAGCACGCCTGCGACGACTGTGTGGTCCAGGCCGGAGAGCGGCCCACGGACTACGCCCGCCAACTCCTCGCCCTGGCCCGCCCCCTGGCCCTCGCCCGCTCCGCCGCCCTCGTCGCGATGGCCCGCCCCAACACACTGGAGCAACGCATGAACGTCATGTTCGACGGCACGCGCAGCCACGTGCCAATGAGCCGAGCCCGAGCAACGCGCCTGGCGATCGTCGCCACCCTCCTCATCCTCGGCCTCGCGACCGCCCGGCCCCCAGGGGCAGCCTCCGCGGCCGATGAGACCCGCGCGGCCGACGAACCGGCCGCCGCGAAAGCCCAGCCCGCTTCTCCGGCCATTCCCGCCCACCTGCCGGCCGTGGGGCGCATCCGGGGCCGCGTGGTCAAAGAAGCGGGGGGAGATCCGGTGCCGGGGGCCGAGGTCCTGCTGATCCGGCAATATCGCGACGAGGAGCGATATCGTCCGGGCGGCGGGTCGGCCCTTCGCCAGGTCGCCGACGCGAGGGGGAACTTCGCGTTCGACGGGCTGACCCTCGGTCGCTATTGCGTCTGGGCAACTCTGGGTCAGCTGACCTCACGCACCCTGGCCGGCCAGGATGGCGTGGTGGAACTGACCGCGATCGGACAGTCGGGAGGGCCGCTCGAGATCCTGGTCCGCCCGGCGGCGTCCCTCAAGGTTCGCGTGAAGGACAAGGCGACGGGCCAACCGATCCAGGGGGCGAATGTGATCGTGGGCTGGGCCGATCGGCCCGAGGCACCCATCACCGACCGCGACGGCACATATCTCGTCCAACGCCTGATGCCGGGCTCGAACGAGGTCTCGATCTCGGCCGATGGCCACGCCAACGAGCGGCGTAAGGTGACCCTGATCGCGGATGAGGTCACCAACCTCGACGTGCTCCTCGGACCTGCCTCGACGCTGGAAGGCCAGATACGCGACGCCGAGGGCAACCCGCTCCCGGGAGCCAAGATCACGGCGATCACCCCGGATGACTCTTACGAGTTCTCCCGGGCCGTGTCGGACACAGACGGCCGCTATCGCCTGGAGAAGCTGCCGATTGGCGTCGCCTTCGTGGTGCGCCACGGAAAGCGAGCGTATGCAACGAACGTCACGCCGATCACCCTCGCGTCGCTACGGCAGACGCTCGACGTCTCTTTGACGCCACCCCCGGACGGGGGGGCGATCGCCGGGACCGTCGTCAGCAAGGATGGGCTGCCCATTGAAGGGGCCCTCGTGAGGAATCGCGGGGATGCCGGTGTACGCAACGCAAAGACCGGGGCCGACGGGCGTTTCCTGATGAAGAACCTGTATCAGGATCGGAACTTCGGCAAGGAGATCGTCGTCTCCGCCAAGGGGTTCGCACCCCGTCGCCTGAGCGTGCAGGCCGGTCCGCCCGACAAGCCGGCGGAGGTTTCCGTGACCCTCGACCCCGGCCATCGCATCCGCGGTCGCGTCGTTGATGACGCGTTGCAGCCCATCGCCAAGGTGAGGGTCGCATTCGAGCATGACTTGCTGGGGACCTTCGACGGCGTGAGCACGATGACCGATGAATCGGGCCGGTTTTCGCTCGACTCCCTCTCCGCCGGTGGCGTCTTCTCGTTTTATGGGATGGAGCTTTCCTTCCTGGAGAAGCATTCGCTCCCGCTCGACACGGACGAGGTCGTCACCGTCCGGTTGAAACCGGCCGGCGAGATTTCCGGCCGCGTGGTCGACTCGAAGACGGACCAACCCATCCGCGCGTTCAACGTGCTCCTCAGCTTCTCGCCCGACTGGAAATCCGGCGACCCGTCGGTCAGGCTCCACACTCACAACGTCGGGCTCGGCGAGCCATGCCGGTCCGACCAGGGTCAATTCAAGATCTCGCACCTTTTCCTGGGTATGCCGCTCCAGGTCACCGTCTCTGCCGATGGGTACCAGCGTCGAATCGTACCCCGGGTCGTGGCCACCGATCCACGCGTAAAATCGACCACGACGTTCCGCCTCGACCCGATCGATCCGGCCAACCTGCGATCTTACGGCGGGCGGATCCTCGACTCCGCGGGTCTGCCCGTCTCGGGCGTCCAGCTGCGCCTGATCGCCTCGGGCAAGCGAGATGCGAGGCGTCCTGCCCGCCCCCCGATCAAATGGGAACATCTCGTGGATGACCTCCTCAACTTCAATCCGGAGATCGAGCTGTTCCTGAAAGGGGTGACCGACGACGCGGGGCGATTCCGATTCGACGGGGTCCCCGAGCAGGCCGAGGTCGAGCTGGCCTGGTGGCGTACCGGCCTTGGCCGGGGAAGGTCCACGCATCTGGAACGCATCAACGATGAGGGGAAGCAGGCGATCGAAGTCACCATGCCGGCCACCGGCCGTCTGGTTGGCAGGGTCGATCGCGGGGTCTTCCCCGAGGCCGCCCGCGTCGAGATGGTTCGCGATGACCTCGGCGGTGCCGTCCTGGAGTTGCAGCCCGGCCAGACGGACTTCGAGTTCGGTGACTTGGCCCCTGGGGAATATGGAGTCGCCTTGTTGCCCCTCTACGAACGCGAGCGAGACGTCCCCAAGCTGAGCCTGGAGAAGGTGACCGTCAAGCCGGGCGAGGCGGCCCGGGTGGAGTTCAACGCCAAGAAATAA